The Chryseobacterium geocarposphaerae genome window below encodes:
- a CDS encoding putative DNA modification/repair radical SAM protein, producing MNFDRTKEKLEILADAAKYDVSCSSSGGKRKNNGGLGDSSASGICHTYTEDGRCVSLLKILLTNHCIYDCIYCVSRKSNDIKRAAFTVEEVVDLTISFYRRNYIEGLFLSSGIFKDADTTMERLVRVAKKLRTEHNFNGYIHLKSIPGASDDLMNEAALYADRLSVNLEIPTESGLKLLAPDKNREDMLQPMRIVQKGIQQYKDEKKIIRSTPKFAPAGQSTQMIVGATNENDLQIIKVADHFYKNYGMKRVYYSGYIPVTVDNRLPAITAEVPVLRENRLYQSDWLMRFYGFKADEILDFNMPFLDLEVDPKLSWALRHLDQFPVNLQTADYKMILRIPGIGVKTAQKIVSARKFQVLSIDHLKKLGAAVNRAKYFIDFTYGNPFLKHLTDLNLRKLILSGSQSKFQNQFSQQLTLF from the coding sequence ATGAACTTCGACCGCACAAAAGAAAAACTCGAAATACTTGCAGATGCAGCCAAGTATGATGTTTCGTGTTCTTCCAGCGGCGGAAAAAGAAAGAATAACGGTGGTTTGGGCGACAGCTCAGCCAGCGGAATTTGTCATACTTATACGGAAGACGGACGTTGTGTCTCGCTTCTCAAAATTCTTTTGACCAATCATTGCATTTACGATTGCATCTATTGTGTTTCCAGGAAATCAAATGATATCAAACGTGCCGCTTTTACAGTTGAAGAGGTCGTAGATTTAACCATTAGTTTTTACAGACGAAATTATATCGAAGGCTTATTTCTGAGTTCCGGAATTTTCAAAGATGCCGATACGACAATGGAACGCTTGGTTCGGGTTGCCAAAAAACTTAGAACCGAACATAATTTCAATGGCTATATTCATTTGAAATCAATTCCCGGAGCGAGTGACGATTTGATGAATGAAGCTGCACTTTACGCTGATAGACTTTCCGTAAACTTAGAAATTCCAACTGAATCTGGATTGAAATTATTGGCTCCTGATAAAAACCGTGAAGATATGCTTCAGCCTATGCGGATTGTTCAGAAAGGAATTCAACAATATAAAGATGAAAAGAAGATCATCAGAAGCACGCCGAAATTTGCTCCAGCCGGACAATCAACTCAAATGATTGTAGGCGCAACCAATGAAAATGACTTGCAAATCATCAAAGTGGCCGACCATTTTTACAAAAATTATGGAATGAAACGGGTTTATTACTCAGGTTATATTCCTGTAACGGTCGACAATCGCTTACCGGCAATTACGGCGGAAGTTCCTGTTTTACGAGAAAACCGTTTGTATCAGTCAGATTGGTTAATGCGTTTTTATGGTTTCAAAGCGGATGAAATTTTGGATTTTAATATGCCTTTTTTAGACTTGGAAGTTGATCCAAAATTAAGCTGGGCGTTGCGGCATCTCGACCAGTTTCCTGTTAATCTTCAAACAGCAGATTATAAAATGATTCTCAGAATTCCGGGAATCGGTGTAAAAACAGCACAGAAAATTGTAAGTGCAAGAAAATTCCAGGTTCTGAGCATAGACCATCTTAAAAAACTCGGCGCAGCAGTCAACCGTGCTAAATATTTTATTGATTTTACTTACGGAAATCCGTTTCTGAAACATTTAACCGATTTGAATTTGAGAAAATTAATTCTCAGTGGAAGTCAGTCGAAATTTCAGAATCAGTTTTCTCAGCAATTGACATTGTTTTAA
- a CDS encoding TIGR03915 family putative DNA repair protein — MTTLLYDGSFDGLFTAIFEVFEYRYQDVEIMNRENFQQKNMFAEVHEVVTQQEKSERVLNKLEKSIGKSGINDLLRVYLSEDNELEQLVLSVVRQSVKFPNDNVLKNFANDDILKISKICKSVSRERHRMTAFVRFKKMQDDVFFAKIDPDFNVLPLIRKHFKDRYADQKWMIYDLRRHYGLFYDLENCEFFYPDEKLDLNQYQEKFHDEEKKYQTLWQSYFTKTNIKERKNIKLHIQHVPKRYWKYLTEKH; from the coding sequence ATGACCACTCTTCTCTACGACGGCAGTTTCGACGGGCTTTTCACAGCGATATTTGAAGTTTTCGAGTATCGTTATCAGGATGTGGAAATCATGAACAGAGAAAATTTCCAACAGAAAAATATGTTTGCAGAAGTCCACGAGGTTGTTACCCAACAGGAAAAATCTGAAAGAGTTCTGAATAAGCTGGAAAAGAGTATCGGCAAATCAGGAATCAATGATTTGCTGCGCGTATATCTTTCGGAAGATAATGAATTGGAACAGCTGGTTTTATCAGTGGTGAGACAATCTGTGAAATTTCCCAATGATAATGTCCTGAAAAACTTCGCCAACGATGATATTTTGAAAATCTCCAAAATCTGCAAATCCGTAAGCAGAGAGAGGCACAGAATGACCGCTTTCGTAAGGTTTAAAAAAATGCAGGATGATGTTTTCTTTGCAAAAATTGATCCTGATTTCAATGTGTTGCCTCTGATTCGGAAACATTTTAAAGACCGATATGCCGATCAAAAATGGATGATATATGACCTGCGAAGACATTATGGTTTATTCTACGATTTGGAAAACTGTGAATTCTTTTATCCCGATGAAAAATTAGATTTAAATCAATACCAGGAGAAATTTCACGACGAAGAAAAAAAATACCAAACGCTCTGGCAAAGCTATTTTACCAAAACCAATATTAAGGAACGGAAAAATATAAAACTGCATATTCAGCACGTCCCGAAAAGATATTGGAAATATCTCACTGAGAAACATTAA
- a CDS encoding mechanosensitive ion channel family protein — protein sequence MEKTGLRYVDVVYRVLENWYLTFAELTPKLIVGVIVFSFFLFTSKYLSQIAVRLFHKFFPKSQKESSLVALISVFRFLIMVMGTFITLEIMGFSGFLWKFIGSLGVAGVIAGVALKDLVSSIFSGMLIGIDKAYKVGDYITIGTHSGTVQEIGFLTTKILTDDGKKAYIPNQVVFNAPFYNITASPQRRIILNFEIPADEDISKAQKGILEVVKNLENVDRLDSVEVIFTDLKQGVFNLQAKFWMKIGANMVQLKSEAYLKIKERLDADEIQLVTPTSISITNGEAGINENHDK from the coding sequence ATGGAGAAAACAGGCTTAAGATATGTAGATGTTGTATACAGGGTTTTGGAAAACTGGTACTTAACTTTTGCTGAACTCACCCCAAAACTGATCGTAGGAGTTATTGTATTTTCCTTTTTCCTTTTTACCAGCAAATATCTCAGCCAAATAGCGGTAAGACTTTTCCATAAATTTTTCCCAAAAAGCCAAAAAGAAAGTTCCCTTGTCGCTTTAATCAGCGTTTTCAGATTTTTAATTATGGTGATGGGAACATTTATCACATTAGAAATCATGGGCTTCAGTGGTTTTCTCTGGAAGTTTATCGGAAGTTTAGGAGTAGCCGGGGTAATTGCCGGGGTTGCATTGAAGGACTTAGTTTCCAGTATATTTTCAGGGATGCTGATTGGAATTGATAAAGCGTATAAAGTCGGCGATTACATTACTATAGGAACGCACTCAGGAACGGTGCAGGAAATTGGTTTTCTAACCACTAAAATCCTTACTGATGACGGAAAGAAGGCATACATTCCGAACCAGGTTGTTTTTAATGCTCCATTTTACAATATTACAGCTTCTCCTCAGCGAAGAATTATTTTAAATTTCGAAATTCCAGCTGATGAAGACATCAGCAAAGCTCAAAAAGGAATTTTAGAGGTTGTCAAAAACCTTGAAAACGTAGACCGCCTGGATAGCGTGGAAGTTATTTTCACGGACTTAAAACAGGGTGTTTTCAATCTGCAGGCAAAATTCTGGATGAAGATAGGGGCTAATATGGTTCAGCTCAAAAGCGAAGCCTACTTAAAAATAAAAGAGCGCCTGGATGCAGACGAAATTCAGCTGGTAACTCCAACAAGCATAAGCATCACAAATGGAGAAGCCGGTATCAATGAAAATCATGATAAATAA
- a CDS encoding hydroxymethylglutaryl-CoA reductase, degradative gives MNHQPVEGFSKLSKQRKIDWLISEYLSNDRSYEQILQQYWNNNHDLQKLHEEFSENTISNFYMPYGIAPNFLIDGKLLALPMAVEESSVVAAASKAAKFWIDKGGFKTTIINNEKLGHTHFIFNVEPHKLLHFFNFNLKKKLIEATNDITANMRNRGGGILDIKLVDKTSEMPNYYQLKASFDTVDSMGANFINSCLEQFGKTLKQEVAISEDFSQEEKNSLQIVMNILSNFTPDCIVRAEVSCKIEDLKDDSGIPNEEFAWKFKQAVTIAEIEPFRATTHNKGIMNGVDAVVIATGNDFRATEACAHAYAARNGKYSSLTHCTIDNGIFRFWIDLPISVGVVGGLTNLHPLVKFSLALLGKPSAQELMSILAVSGLAQNFGALRSLITTGIQKGHMKMHLLNILNQLGATEDEKQHFVTYFKDKTVSHHEVINEFNRMRGQ, from the coding sequence ATGAATCATCAACCTGTTGAAGGGTTTTCAAAACTTTCCAAACAAAGAAAAATCGACTGGCTTATTTCAGAATACCTGAGTAATGACAGAAGTTACGAGCAGATTTTGCAACAATATTGGAATAATAACCACGACCTGCAAAAACTTCACGAAGAGTTCTCGGAAAATACGATTTCCAATTTTTATATGCCTTACGGAATTGCCCCGAATTTCCTGATTGATGGAAAACTTCTGGCGCTTCCAATGGCTGTTGAAGAAAGTTCGGTGGTTGCAGCGGCTTCCAAAGCTGCCAAGTTCTGGATCGATAAAGGCGGTTTTAAAACAACGATCATTAACAACGAAAAATTAGGTCATACCCACTTTATTTTTAATGTTGAACCTCATAAACTGCTTCATTTTTTCAACTTTAATTTAAAGAAGAAACTAATTGAGGCTACCAACGACATTACTGCGAATATGAGAAATCGCGGTGGCGGAATTTTAGATATAAAATTAGTCGACAAAACTTCCGAAATGCCAAATTATTATCAGCTCAAAGCAAGTTTTGATACGGTAGATTCGATGGGCGCGAATTTTATTAATTCCTGTCTGGAACAGTTCGGGAAAACATTGAAACAGGAAGTTGCGATCAGTGAAGATTTTTCGCAGGAAGAGAAGAATTCTCTGCAGATCGTGATGAATATCCTTTCCAATTTTACACCGGATTGTATCGTAAGAGCTGAGGTTTCCTGTAAGATAGAAGATTTAAAAGATGACAGCGGAATTCCCAATGAAGAGTTTGCCTGGAAATTCAAGCAGGCGGTAACCATTGCTGAGATTGAGCCTTTCCGTGCTACCACTCACAATAAAGGAATTATGAATGGAGTAGACGCTGTTGTAATTGCTACAGGGAACGATTTTAGAGCAACGGAAGCTTGTGCACACGCTTATGCAGCAAGAAACGGAAAATATTCTTCTTTAACGCATTGTACAATCGACAATGGGATTTTCAGATTCTGGATCGACCTGCCGATTTCTGTTGGGGTTGTAGGTGGCTTAACGAATCTTCATCCGTTGGTTAAATTTTCTTTGGCACTTCTTGGAAAGCCTTCTGCGCAGGAATTGATGAGTATTTTGGCGGTTTCCGGTCTCGCTCAGAATTTTGGAGCACTACGTTCTTTGATCACCACCGGCATTCAGAAAGGTCATATGAAAATGCACTTATTGAATATTTTGAACCAATTAGGAGCAACAGAAGACGAAAAGCAGCATTTTGTGACGTATTTCAAGGATAAAACGGTAAGCCATCATGAAGTGATCAATGAGTTTAACAGAATGAGAGGTCAGTAA
- a CDS encoding 2'-5' RNA ligase family protein, with protein sequence MIFDIESKNIYDELYQNSIQNIQGGKNDIDFNLVDKKNDKRRGITLLIRPDEDIKNQITKFQKELFEIDENQYYQPEPDLHITVLSVISCYDGFELDKIDIGRYSEIIQNSLINNNDFFITFKGVTTSTNAVMIQGFCTNSRLSEIRQNLRNNFKKSDLENSIDSRYIIKTSHITSVRFITRLKNPKSYSQIINTYREFNFGNFKPKEFELVYNDWYQTNEIVKVLKSFSLK encoded by the coding sequence ATGATATTTGACATTGAATCTAAAAATATTTATGATGAACTTTATCAAAATTCAATTCAAAATATCCAAGGCGGAAAAAATGATATTGATTTTAATTTAGTTGATAAAAAAAATGATAAACGGCGTGGGATTACTTTATTGATAAGGCCTGATGAAGACATTAAAAATCAAATTACCAAGTTTCAAAAAGAACTATTTGAAATCGATGAAAATCAATATTATCAGCCTGAACCTGATTTACATATCACTGTGCTATCTGTTATTTCTTGTTATGATGGATTTGAATTAGATAAAATAGATATTGGAAGATATTCAGAAATTATTCAAAATTCTTTGATTAACAATAATGATTTCTTTATTACATTCAAAGGTGTAACGACTTCTACGAATGCAGTAATGATTCAAGGTTTTTGTACAAATAGCAGGCTAAGTGAAATCAGACAAAACCTAAGGAATAATTTTAAAAAATCGGATTTAGAAAATTCGATAGATTCCAGATATATTATTAAGACATCACATATAACTTCAGTCAGATTTATTACAAGATTGAAAAATCCAAAATCTTATTCACAAATAATAAACACATACAGAGAGTTCAACTTTGGTAATTTCAAACCTAAAGAATTTGAACTTGTATATAATGATTGGTATCAAACTAATGAAATTGTAAAAGTGCTAAAATCATTTTCGCTGAAGTAA
- a CDS encoding reprolysin-like metallopeptidase — translation MKTKPFIVSCLLIAVQAFSQQNYWTKLKDQKVSREDLSPRWTTPTAFSLYQLDLDKIKADLKSAPQRFSKDESLVIKFPDSDGKIRDYIIQEAPVMEPELQAKFPEIRSYVGWQKGHPENSIRFSLTPQTGISVMYFDNWEISYLDSYTKDHSSFILYKRKDLPKNDRLFECHVENELDNLKNNGSASKAPLVSDGQFRTYRLALAATGEYTIFHGGTVAGALAAMATTMTRVNGVYEKTISSTMVMIANNSLLIYTNAATDPYTNNDGSTMLGQNQTNINTVIGTANYDIGHVFSTGGGGVAYLGSVCTSNKARGVTGSGAPVGDPFDIDYVAHEMGHQFGGNHTFRANTGSCSGNANNPTAYEPGSGSTIMAYAGICGSTNNVQNNSDAYFHAANVQEMYAVLQRPTDCSAKVSNNNLVPTADAGADYIIPNGTAFVLTGTGTDPNGDPITYLWEQYDNTSNTQPPVSTATAGPVYRSLLPTTSPSRYFPMLSSVIANNLIPKWEVTPSVARTLNFSLLVNDNKATGNQAARDAMVVTVTNDGPFTVSSHTSNIAYVGGTATNITWNVAGTNTGTINTQNVTILLSKDGGLTFNTVLAASVPNNGSASVILPNENVASARIMVKALNNIYFAVNSSNFSITQSLGTSESEIKSGFSIYPNPSHDVVNIKLKNQSQKADYSLFDASGRLVKNGSFKGETKLKVNDLTSGNYLISIALENGEKVTEKLIIGK, via the coding sequence ATGAAAACTAAACCATTTATTGTTTCGTGTCTTTTAATAGCGGTGCAGGCATTTAGCCAGCAGAATTATTGGACAAAACTCAAAGATCAAAAAGTAAGTAGAGAAGATTTAAGTCCAAGATGGACGACACCTACTGCTTTTTCTTTGTATCAGCTGGATTTAGACAAAATAAAAGCTGATCTTAAAAGTGCTCCACAACGTTTTTCCAAAGACGAAAGTTTAGTTATTAAATTTCCCGATTCAGACGGAAAAATAAGAGATTATATTATTCAAGAAGCCCCTGTAATGGAGCCTGAGTTACAGGCTAAATTTCCGGAGATTCGCTCGTATGTTGGATGGCAAAAAGGTCACCCGGAAAACTCGATCCGTTTCAGTCTTACACCGCAGACAGGGATCAGTGTAATGTATTTTGACAATTGGGAAATAAGCTATCTGGATAGTTACACAAAAGATCATTCTTCCTTCATCCTGTATAAAAGAAAAGATTTACCTAAAAATGACCGACTTTTTGAATGTCATGTTGAAAATGAACTTGATAATTTAAAAAATAATGGATCTGCTAGTAAAGCACCCTTGGTTTCTGATGGGCAATTCAGAACATATAGATTGGCTTTAGCGGCAACAGGAGAATATACAATTTTTCATGGAGGAACAGTGGCAGGCGCGCTTGCTGCAATGGCTACAACGATGACTAGAGTAAATGGTGTTTACGAAAAAACAATATCCTCTACCATGGTAATGATAGCCAATAATAGTTTATTGATTTATACTAATGCTGCTACTGATCCTTATACAAATAACGATGGATCTACAATGTTAGGTCAAAATCAGACTAATATCAATACTGTAATAGGGACTGCTAATTACGATATTGGCCATGTTTTCAGTACCGGTGGAGGTGGTGTTGCCTATTTAGGATCAGTATGTACATCAAATAAAGCAAGAGGAGTTACCGGTTCAGGTGCTCCGGTTGGTGATCCCTTTGATATCGATTATGTTGCGCATGAGATGGGACATCAGTTTGGTGGAAACCATACGTTCAGAGCTAATACTGGTTCATGCAGTGGGAATGCCAACAACCCTACAGCATATGAACCAGGTAGTGGCAGCACTATTATGGCCTATGCAGGAATTTGTGGATCAACAAACAATGTTCAAAATAATAGTGATGCTTATTTTCATGCTGCGAATGTGCAAGAAATGTATGCTGTGCTACAAAGACCGACAGATTGTTCGGCGAAAGTTTCTAATAATAATCTGGTTCCAACTGCAGATGCAGGAGCTGATTATATTATCCCTAATGGAACGGCCTTTGTTTTAACAGGAACTGGTACCGATCCTAACGGAGATCCGATCACTTATTTATGGGAACAATATGATAATACGTCAAATACTCAGCCTCCGGTTTCTACAGCAACGGCGGGTCCTGTATATCGCTCTTTGTTACCAACAACTTCTCCTTCAAGATATTTTCCTATGTTAAGTTCTGTAATTGCCAATAACCTTATTCCAAAATGGGAGGTTACACCAAGTGTTGCAAGAACGTTGAATTTCTCTTTGCTGGTTAATGATAATAAAGCAACAGGAAATCAGGCAGCAAGAGATGCAATGGTAGTAACCGTTACTAATGACGGCCCTTTCACTGTTTCTTCACATACGAGTAATATAGCATATGTTGGAGGTACAGCAACCAATATTACATGGAATGTTGCAGGAACCAATACGGGAACGATCAATACTCAAAATGTAACGATTTTACTTTCTAAAGACGGAGGTCTGACTTTTAATACAGTGTTGGCTGCAAGTGTTCCGAATAACGGATCTGCATCTGTGATACTGCCTAATGAAAATGTTGCCTCAGCAAGAATTATGGTAAAAGCACTTAATAATATCTATTTTGCAGTAAATTCTTCAAACTTCTCAATCACTCAATCGTTGGGAACTTCAGAATCTGAAATAAAGAGTGGCTTCTCAATCTACCCTAATCCTTCTCATGATGTAGTAAATATTAAATTAAAAAATCAATCACAAAAAGCTGATTATTCATTATTTGATGCTTCCGGAAGATTGGTGAAAAATGGAAGCTTTAAAGGTGAAACAAAATTGAAAGTTAATGATCTTACAAGTGGAAATTATTTGATTTCAATTGCTTTAGAAAATGGAGAGAAAGTAACTGAAAAGCTAATTATCGGAAAGTAA
- a CDS encoding peroxiredoxin translates to MSIKLGDIAPDFNAESTIGNLNFYDFLGNSWGILFSHPADYTPVCTTELGFTAKLKSEFEQRNTKTIALSVDGVEDHQNWIKDINETQNTEVEFPIIADKDRKISELYDFIHPNASATATVRSLLIIDPDKKVRLIITYPTSTGRNFNEIIRVLDSLQLVDSHKIATPVNWKNGEDVIIPPAVSTEEAKKIFPKGVREIKPYLRYTPQPNT, encoded by the coding sequence ATGTCGATTAAACTAGGAGATATAGCACCAGACTTTAATGCAGAGTCTACCATCGGGAATTTGAATTTTTATGATTTTCTTGGAAACTCCTGGGGAATCTTATTCTCTCATCCTGCAGATTATACCCCGGTATGTACTACAGAACTTGGCTTTACAGCAAAGCTGAAATCTGAGTTTGAACAGAGGAACACAAAAACGATTGCTTTAAGTGTGGATGGAGTAGAAGACCATCAAAACTGGATAAAAGACATTAATGAAACCCAGAATACAGAAGTGGAATTCCCCATTATAGCGGATAAAGACCGGAAAATTTCTGAATTGTATGACTTTATACATCCGAATGCCTCGGCAACAGCAACGGTTCGTTCTTTATTGATTATTGACCCTGATAAAAAAGTAAGATTGATTATTACGTATCCTACGTCTACAGGAAGAAACTTTAATGAGATTATAAGGGTTTTAGATTCTCTACAATTGGTAGATTCTCATAAGATTGCCACTCCGGTTAATTGGAAAAACGGTGAAGATGTTATTATTCCACCGGCAGTTTCCACTGAGGAGGCTAAAAAAATATTCCCAAAAGGGGTAAGGGAAATCAAGCCATATCTGAGATATACACCCCAACCTAATACATGA
- the sucC gene encoding ADP-forming succinate--CoA ligase subunit beta — protein sequence MNLHEYQSKEILSKYGVAIQRGFVANNVDEAVAAAEKLTAETGAQGWVVKAQIHAGGRGKGGGVKFSPNMDKLKENAQNIIGMQLVTPQTSAEGKKVNSVLVAEDVYYPGESETKEFYVSILLDRAEGKNTIVYSTEGGMDIEHVAEVTPHLIHKEIIDPALGLQGFQARKIAFNLGLEGNAFKEFVKFIGSLYNAYTGIDASLFEINPVLKTSDNKIIAVDAKVTLDDNSLFRHKDLAELRDTREEDPMDVEAGEAGLNFVKLDGNVACMVNGAGLAMATMDIIKLSGGNPANFLDVGGTADAQRVQTAFGIILRDPNVKAILINIFGGIVRCDRVAQGVVDAYKAMGSLPVPLIVRLQGTNAVEAKKLIDESGLPVHSAITLEEAANKVKEVLA from the coding sequence ATGAATCTTCACGAGTATCAATCAAAAGAGATTTTATCAAAGTATGGAGTAGCAATCCAACGTGGTTTCGTAGCAAACAACGTAGATGAAGCGGTAGCTGCTGCTGAAAAACTAACGGCTGAAACTGGCGCTCAAGGGTGGGTAGTAAAAGCTCAGATCCACGCAGGTGGTCGTGGTAAAGGTGGTGGTGTAAAGTTCTCTCCAAACATGGATAAGCTTAAGGAAAACGCTCAGAACATCATCGGAATGCAGTTGGTAACTCCACAAACTTCTGCTGAAGGTAAAAAAGTAAATTCTGTTTTGGTTGCAGAGGATGTATATTATCCGGGAGAGTCAGAAACTAAAGAATTTTATGTTTCTATTCTATTAGACAGAGCTGAAGGTAAAAATACAATCGTATATTCTACTGAAGGTGGTATGGATATTGAGCACGTTGCTGAAGTAACACCTCACTTAATCCACAAAGAAATCATTGATCCTGCTTTAGGTCTTCAAGGTTTCCAGGCTAGAAAAATTGCTTTCAACCTAGGTCTTGAAGGGAATGCTTTCAAAGAATTCGTAAAATTCATCGGTTCTCTTTACAATGCTTATACAGGTATTGATGCATCTCTTTTCGAAATCAACCCGGTTTTGAAAACTTCTGATAACAAGATTATCGCTGTAGATGCTAAAGTAACTTTGGATGATAACTCATTATTCCGTCACAAAGATTTAGCTGAACTTAGAGATACAAGAGAAGAAGATCCAATGGATGTTGAAGCTGGTGAAGCAGGTCTTAATTTCGTAAAACTTGATGGTAACGTTGCTTGTATGGTAAACGGAGCTGGTCTTGCAATGGCAACTATGGATATCATCAAATTATCAGGTGGTAACCCTGCTAACTTCCTTGACGTAGGAGGTACTGCAGATGCTCAAAGAGTACAGACTGCTTTCGGAATCATCTTAAGAGATCCGAACGTAAAAGCAATCCTAATCAACATCTTCGGAGGTATCGTAAGATGTGACAGAGTTGCTCAGGGGGTTGTAGATGCTTACAAAGCGATGGGAAGCCTTCCTGTTCCATTGATCGTAAGATTGCAGGGAACTAATGCTGTAGAAGCTAAAAAATTAATTGACGAGTCTGGACTTCCTGTTCATTCTGCAATTACTTTGGAAGAAGCAGCCAACAAAGTAAAAGAAGTTTTAGCTTAA
- a CDS encoding chloride channel protein, with translation MRINRRRRLIKTFNLLDQPIRFNPFVFSRTFFVWAITGLVGGIIAGLYWIVLEHFTEFLAEFQGWMVIPTMAICGLLAGLVIHFIGDPGEIHLIVNNIRFNKGKLDPKNNPSMILSSLFCVASGGSLGPEAPLVQVTGSTGTWLGKIFRLKGEELRSLSIAGMASGFTALFGAPLGGSLFSLEILHHKHAVEYYRAIIPALVASCFSYVMFALIIHLGIGATWDLKAYHYTGVYDFAYATAFGAVGTLFGWIFIFVVKFFKRVFEYRKLPIYIKTLVGGIILGIIAFYFPITRYFGHNEINQLINGNFALSFLIVVLVFKILAIAITVTSGWRGGFIIPLFFVGTTLGLIIHNLFPTIDTTLAIVSCMAAINACVTRTPMSTTIILGTLTGFTYFVPILFASLTGYFLAPKIPFIGSQSEKLSEE, from the coding sequence ATGAGAATCAATAGAAGACGAAGACTCATCAAAACATTTAATCTTTTGGATCAGCCCATCAGATTCAATCCTTTTGTATTCAGCCGTACTTTTTTTGTGTGGGCGATTACAGGATTGGTTGGCGGGATTATTGCCGGGCTTTATTGGATTGTTCTGGAACACTTTACAGAATTTTTAGCCGAATTTCAGGGTTGGATGGTAATTCCGACGATGGCAATTTGCGGTTTACTGGCGGGTTTAGTCATTCACTTTATCGGTGATCCGGGAGAAATTCATCTGATTGTTAACAATATCAGGTTTAATAAAGGAAAATTGGATCCGAAAAATAATCCTTCCATGATTTTGTCATCGCTTTTTTGTGTAGCATCGGGTGGAAGTTTAGGTCCGGAAGCTCCTTTGGTTCAGGTGACGGGCTCTACAGGAACCTGGCTGGGAAAAATATTCAGATTGAAAGGTGAAGAGTTGCGTTCTTTGAGTATTGCGGGAATGGCGTCGGGTTTCACTGCACTTTTCGGGGCTCCGCTTGGAGGAAGCTTATTCTCACTGGAAATTCTTCATCATAAACATGCTGTTGAATACTATAGAGCCATTATTCCTGCATTGGTGGCGAGCTGTTTCAGCTATGTGATGTTTGCTCTGATCATCCATTTGGGAATTGGAGCGACCTGGGATCTGAAGGCTTATCATTATACTGGAGTTTACGATTTTGCTTATGCTACTGCTTTCGGTGCGGTAGGAACTTTATTTGGCTGGATTTTTATTTTTGTGGTTAAGTTTTTCAAAAGGGTTTTTGAATACAGAAAACTCCCGATTTACATTAAAACTTTGGTAGGTGGAATTATACTGGGAATCATTGCTTTTTATTTTCCCATTACAAGATATTTCGGACATAATGAAATCAACCAGTTAATCAACGGAAATTTTGCGCTGAGTTTTTTAATTGTTGTTTTAGTTTTCAAAATTTTAGCAATAGCAATTACTGTAACTTCAGGATGGAGAGGTGGTTTTATTATTCCTCTTTTCTTTGTAGGAACAACTTTGGGGTTAATTATTCATAACTTATTTCCAACGATAGATACTACATTGGCTATTGTAAGCTGTATGGCTGCCATTAATGCCTGTGTCACAAGAACACCAATGAGCACAACGATCATTCTGGGGACTTTAACAGGTTTTACCTATTTTGTTCCAATACTTTTTGCAAGCTTAACCGGTTATTTTCTGGCTCCAAAAATCCCGTTTATCGGATCTCAATCTGAGAAATTATCCGAAGAATAA
- a CDS encoding DUF423 domain-containing protein produces MKTVTLVFGAVYGMLSVILGAFGAHALKKILSVERLESFETGVRYQMYAAFFLLIIGYILKFETSSEKWTSILMIAGTFLFSVSIYFLSLQDYFGVNLKFLGPITPLGGLLMILSWLMLIFHFAKDRI; encoded by the coding sequence ATGAAAACAGTTACTTTAGTTTTTGGAGCAGTTTACGGAATGCTTTCCGTAATTCTTGGTGCATTCGGAGCACATGCCTTGAAGAAAATTTTATCTGTGGAGAGACTGGAAAGTTTTGAAACAGGAGTAAGATATCAAATGTATGCTGCATTTTTCTTATTAATTATCGGCTACATTTTGAAGTTTGAAACTTCATCAGAAAAATGGACCTCAATTTTAATGATTGCCGGAACATTTTTATTCTCAGTAAGTATTTATTTCCTGAGTCTACAAGATTATTTTGGTGTAAATCTTAAATTTTTAGGACCGATTACACCGCTCGGAGGATTATTAATGATTCTAAGCTGGTTGATGCTGATTTTCCATTTTGCGAAAGACAGAATTTAA